In Arthrobacter alpinus, a single window of DNA contains:
- the mgtE gene encoding magnesium transporter — MIKYPIQTFDDSAELLGKALAAQDLVAVSQALAPLDISETLEQLERLNTIERALSYRTLPKGRAVEVFERLDAALQADLVSGLQESEVADVFAQLSPDDRVALMDELPASLANRLILGLNEKERALTSTVLGYPQRAVGRYMSPEFVTTHPHLSVGETFARVRAQLDDAESIYTIPVTDTGRHLVGVISLRDVLRADDSALISELMKKPLSIAATESAEEAARYCADAKVLVLPIVDAEDRLVGILTVDDALAILEDAETEDAARSGGTEPLRRPYLATPVGSIVRARVVWLLVLALGATLTVQVIGAFEATLEQQVVLSLFIPLLIGTGGNTGNQAATTITRALALGDVRPNDVFKVFAREVRVGAFLGLLLGTLGFTIASLAFTVPIGLVIGLTLLGVCTMAASIGGLMPLLGKAVKADPAVFSNPFISTFVDATGLIIYFLIATAILGL, encoded by the coding sequence TCGTTGCCGTTTCGCAAGCCCTGGCACCCCTGGATATCTCGGAAACGTTGGAACAGCTGGAACGGCTGAACACCATTGAGCGGGCACTGTCCTACCGCACCTTGCCAAAGGGACGTGCCGTCGAGGTTTTCGAGCGCCTCGATGCGGCCCTGCAGGCCGATCTTGTCTCCGGTCTCCAAGAATCGGAGGTGGCAGATGTTTTTGCGCAGCTGAGTCCGGATGACCGTGTGGCGCTCATGGATGAACTGCCCGCCTCGCTCGCCAACCGGTTGATCTTGGGCCTCAACGAGAAGGAACGGGCCCTGACCAGCACGGTCCTTGGCTACCCACAGCGTGCCGTGGGGCGTTATATGAGCCCTGAATTTGTTACGACGCATCCACATCTCAGCGTTGGAGAAACGTTCGCCCGCGTACGGGCCCAGCTCGACGACGCCGAGAGCATCTACACGATTCCCGTCACCGACACTGGCCGCCACCTGGTGGGGGTGATCTCCCTCCGCGATGTCCTGCGTGCCGATGATTCAGCTCTGATCTCCGAGCTCATGAAGAAGCCGTTGAGCATTGCGGCCACGGAAAGTGCGGAGGAAGCCGCCCGCTACTGTGCCGACGCGAAGGTGCTGGTGCTGCCCATCGTTGACGCCGAGGATCGCCTTGTGGGAATTCTGACGGTTGACGACGCCCTGGCGATTCTGGAGGATGCCGAGACCGAGGATGCTGCCCGCTCCGGCGGTACCGAGCCGCTGCGACGCCCATACCTTGCCACCCCGGTCGGCAGCATTGTGCGGGCCAGGGTTGTGTGGTTGCTGGTGTTGGCGCTCGGGGCAACGCTCACGGTGCAGGTCATCGGCGCCTTTGAAGCAACGCTGGAACAGCAGGTGGTGCTCTCACTATTCATCCCTTTGCTGATTGGCACGGGCGGCAACACGGGCAATCAGGCAGCCACCACCATCACCCGCGCCTTGGCCCTGGGGGATGTGCGCCCGAACGATGTTTTCAAGGTGTTTGCCCGCGAGGTGCGGGTTGGTGCCTTCCTTGGGTTGCTGCTGGGAACACTTGGATTCACGATTGCTTCCCTCGCATTCACGGTGCCGATTGGCCTCGTCATTGGCCTGACCCTGCTGGGCGTGTGCACCATGGCCGCCAGCATTGGCGGGCTCATGCCGCTGCTCGGCAAGGCCGTCAAGGCAGATCCGGCGGTCTTTTCCAACCCGTTCATTTCCACCTTTGTGGATGCGACCGGCCTGATCATTTACTTCCTGATTGCCACCGCCATCCTTGGCCTTTAA